One segment of Mugil cephalus isolate CIBA_MC_2020 chromosome 14, CIBA_Mcephalus_1.1, whole genome shotgun sequence DNA contains the following:
- the si:ch211-199g17.2 gene encoding uncharacterized protein si:ch211-199g17.2: protein MQPGVSNKSQLFDSLKAYLNNKKRLQPIIGLSSIVECVKVGRQNREALYFCEVCVCRLSRVDMRNHIAGSLHRFNYIKARHQHLVSEWQEDSDLSKLAWPLMEMAKVLEAREGAGDVQLFEVDDGVYQRMATRSENDAVTLINFLRDGQSESHPEPIATSSQSQRIVLLAQNQQRWSEKPLKADIKPFSFLDDYTGTKPLIGLVRVVECRSEDGSSYCFLCHCCRIRSNKKDIVDHLTSSSHLVNYLMETRPEQVELMTEADNKANEPLLQSLAKNVEQEEGRGQLKVVKAPESLCALLTGKSYHWCIKMLCDGSANTNIPKKRMAVKEPSVNETSVRVTSSNMRPRLTRNQKKRNARAKSTVFSVSLPLNRRTLLLERASFSMGGFPVSPGPPSPNSESQLVDFELDCDTGSLAANKTECAPASKTSQLQRYRYSDDAGDGQYVPEKNLRVTLFQDVNGCVRSTDQLSQSEDITGTKDHEVQGEMNDTRKYSSQEIKTWRNEDLQTQNEDLLPTQCHSQDWSSYNKAFYTYEEGCTEQWFNSTAKTDVGTTVEESREESHGVMSSDAVQHYNQQHLHNQYMPSNNTSSLTGAVGNHGLSGELLTNLNGVRMNIQTHPGGPLAQSGSVIFQPGAHSHTVYPSDHVQTASQSYWTQFTAYQADQVVSGYPSIPSHNTGSCTGQGFSWMNPDQNYPYSVGTRTESTAYSQPEQALYYAANSNLNF from the exons ATGCAGCCAG GCGTTTCCAACAAAAGCCAGCTGTTTGATTCCCTAAAGGCGTATCTGAACAATAAGAAGAGATTACAACCTATTATAG GCCTGAGCAGCATCGTAGAATGTGTGAAGGTGGGAAGGCAGAACAGAGAAGCGTTGTACTTCTGTGAGGTGTGCGTGTGTCGGCTGAGTAGAGTCGACATGAGGAACCACATAGCGGGAAGTCTCCACAGATTCAACTACATT AAAGCCCGACACCAGCATTTAGTGTCTGAATGGCAGGAGGACTCCGACCTGTCTAAGCTGGCGTGGCCTCTCATGGAGATGGCCAAGGTGCTCGAGGCGAGGGAGGGAGCGGGGGATGTACAG TTGTTCGAGGTCGATGACGGCGTCTACCAGAGGATGGCAACACGCAGCGAAAATGACG CTGTGACTCTGATAAATTTCTTAAGAGATGGTCAATCTGAGAGTCACCCAGAGCCGATCGCTACATCTTCACAGTCACAGAGGATTGTGCTGCTCGCACAGAACCAGCAGCGATGGTCAGAGAAACCCCTCAAGGCTGACATAAAACCGTTCAGCTTTCTTGACGACTATACAGGAACCAAGCCTTTGATTG GTCTTGTCCGTGTGGTTGAGTGCAGAAGTGAAGATGGCTCGTCGTATTGCTTCTTATGCCACTGTTGCCGCATCAGATCCAACAAAAAGGACATCGTTGACCACCTAACCAGCTCTTCCCACCTCGTCAACTACTTG atggAAACCCGTCCGGAGCAGGTGGAGTTAATGACTGAAGCTGATAACAAAGCTAACGAACCGCTTCTTCAATCACTGGCCAAGAACGTGGAGCAAGAGGAGGGCAGAGGACAGCTGAAG GTAGTAAAGGCACCAGAATCCCTCTGTGCGCTTCTCACTGGCAAAAGTTACCACTGGT gTATCAAGATGCTGTGTGATGGATCAGCAAATACTAATATCCCAAAAAAGAGAATGGCTGTCAAAG AGCCGAGTGTGAATGAGACTTCGGTTCGAGTCACGTCATCAAACATGCGGCCAAGACTGACGAGAAATCAAAAGAAGAGGAACGCCAGAGCGAAGAGTACTGTGTTCAGCGTTAGCCTTCCTCTTAACAGACGTACACTGCTGCTGGAGAGGGCATCTTTCAGCATGGGCGGCTTCCCTGTGTCACCTGGACCACCTTCACCCAACTCTGAGTCTCAGTTAGTGGACTTTGAGTTAGACTGTGACACTGGATCATTAGCAGCTAACAAAACTGAATGCGCTCCGGCATCTAAAACCTCACAGCTACAGCGATATCGCTACAGTGACGATGCAGGCGATGGTCAGTACGTGCCAGAAAAAAACTTAAGAGTCACCCTGTTTCAAGATGTGAATGGTTGCGTCCGTAGTACTGACCAGTTAAGCCAGTCTGAAGACATAACGGGGACTAAAGACCATGAGGTGCAGGGGGAAATGAATGATACCAGAAAGTACAGCTCTCAAGAAATTAAGACATGGAGGAATGAAGACCTTCAGACACAAAATGAGGACCTGTTGCCTACGCAGTGTCACTCTCAGGACTGGTCCTCTTATAATAAGGCTTTCTACACATATGAGGAGGGTTGCACGGAGCAGTGGTTCAATTCAACAGCAAAGACTGATGTTGGAACAACAGTGGAAGAGTCGAGAGAAGAAAGTCACGGCGTCATGAGCTCAGATGCTGTTCAGCATTATAACCAACAACACCTCCACAATCAGTATATGCCAAGTAACAACACAAGTTCCCTGACGGGCGCTGTGGGGAATCATGGTTTGTCTGGTGAACTGTTGACTAATTTAAATGGGGTCAGGATGAACATACAGACTCACCCAGGAGGTCCCCTTGCTCAAAGTGGCAGCGTTATATTCCAGCCTGGAGCGCACTCACACACGGTGTACCCCAGTGACCATGTCCAGACAGCTTCACAAAGTTATTGGACTCAATTTACAGCCTATCAAGCCGACCAAGTAGTCTCTGGGTACCCGTCTATCCCCAGCCACAATACTGGGAGTTGTACCGGTCAAGGTTTTTCCTGGATGAACCCCGACCAGAACTATCCTTATTCAGTTGGGACCAGGACGGAGTCGACTGCTTACAGCCAACCTGAGCAAGCTCTGTATTATGCAGCAAACTCTAATCTAAATTTCTGA